Within the Terriglobales bacterium genome, the region CCTCGCTCAGTGGGTAACGTCTCTCAACCATGGGTACCACTTTCCGGGCTTCAAGCAGCTCTTTCAGAAGAAGCAGATCCTTCTTGTCGATCCTCGCAACGAAGAAACGCATCTTCTTGCGGCCCATTCGCGACAGCAAGGGTCCCAGCAACATGGCCTGGAGGATCTGGGTCCAACCGCCTCCCACCATGACATAGATTCCATGCTGACGCAGCGCCCGCCGGTAGTCGAAGATCGAATGATAGGCGTTGGCCGCGACGATCAGATCGTAGCGCTGCCCGCTTCGCGTGAAGTCTGCGCGCGTGTAGTCCACGACGTGGTCGGCGCCGAGCGCTCGCGCCGTTTCCAC harbors:
- a CDS encoding zinc-binding dehydrogenase, whose protein sequence is VETARALGADHVVDYTRADFTRSGQRYDLIVAANAYHSIFDYRRALRQHGIYVMVGGGWTQILQAMLLGPLLSRMGRKKMRFFVARIDKKDLLLLKELLEARKVVPMVERRYPLSEAAEAFRYLEEGHARGKVVVTL